The following are encoded together in the Cryptococcus neoformans var. neoformans JEC21 chromosome 9 sequence genome:
- a CDS encoding expressed protein produces MGVHALIPAAIQNSGHVEAFHDSVPASHHPHTDTASALYESYPSYASTVQQGSNHDNSQSGPSRVTLDSMRTASSHSLHPKDAQDIEQGDYEAEEEYGPIITVTWKTMSRLYLLVPIITLAWLVLLVLLATYAWPPTKKEREAGQQYPHPLLPYPFIIGIFASCTVQTMRVPIFVVVEWFRFSPTAIGFTSRILHSTLHEAFRLLTLPLIIPSPASGFHSSYYLGLGWGVAEVTWGIVQGWEQLSLYQEIMPSSDKIYLPDEEDHIDGENEQERAKREGMLSAVEERDEEESNGEIEEEEDEEEDELDESELEKKVEILERMRARRDLEQVIGVPFPNIPFPFHLLWRLDTLLLNLGLTLILSAFYFNPTLIYRHSHPSPLSDGAAVEAEFVLETKPDRDASKYLWLAWVIVVLVHVGVNLAWKVVGRLGVGAVTWGALIIALGSVFAGLGCWGGLV; encoded by the exons ATGGGTGTGCACGCTCTTATCCCGGCAGCCATACAGAACTCGGGCCATGTGGAAGCATTCCATGATTCGGTTCCCGCTTCCCACCACCCTCACACAGACACAGCATCTGCCCTCTACGAGTCATACCCCTCCTACGCCAGCACCGTGCAGCAAGGCTCAAATCATGACAACAGCCAGTCAGGCCCTAGCAGAGTGACCCTCGATAGCATGAGGACAGCATCTTCCCATAGCTTACATCCCAAGGACGCACAGGATATAGAGCAGGGCGACTAtgaagcggaagaggaatatGGCCCGATTATCACCG TGACTTGGAAGACAATGTCGAGGTTATACCTCCTGGTACCTATCATAACTCTTGCATGGctcgtccttcttgtcctcctGGCCACATATGCCTGGCCACCGACCAAGAAAGAACGTGAAGCCGGTCAACAATATCCCCACCCCTTATTGCCCTATCCATTCATAATTGGGATCTTTGCAAGCTGTACTGTGCAAACTATGAGAGTACCTATATTTGTTGTAGTTGAATGGTTCCGTTTCTCTCCCACAGCGATCGGGTTCAC CTCCAGAATCCTCCATTCTACGCTGCATGAAGCATTCCGTCTGTTAACACTCCCCTTGATCATTCCCTCTCCTGCCTCGGGTTTCCATTCGTCCTATTATCTCGGATTGGGATGGGGTGTAGCGGAAGTAACCTGGGGAATCGTCCAGGGCTGGGAACAACTTTCTCTATACCAAGAAATTATGCCTAGTTCGGACAAGATATATTTGccggatgaagaggaccaTATTGATGGTGAAAATGAGCAAGAAAGGGCCAAGAGAGAGGGTATGCTGAGCGCCGTCGAAGAAagggacgaggaagagagtaATGGagaaattgaagaagaagaggatgaagaagaggatgaactGGACGAATCGGAATtggagaaaaaggtggAAATTCTAGAAAGGATGAGAGCGAGAAGAG ATCTCGAGCAGGTAATCGGTGTCCCTTTCCCT AATATTCCCTTCCCattccatcttctttggaGACTGGAcactctccttctcaatcttgGTCTCACCCTCATCCTTTCTGCTTTCTATTTCAACCCGACCCTAATCTATCGCCACTCTcacccttcccctctttccgATGGTGCCGCTGTGGAAGCAGAATTTGTCCTTGAGACGAAACCTGATAGAGATGCAAGCAAGTACCTCTGGCTGGCATGGGTCATTGTTGTTCTCGTTCATGTGGGTGTCAACCTGGCATGGAAAGTGGTCGGTAGATTGGGTGTCGGTGCAGTTACTTGGGGT GCGTTGATTATTGCCCTCGGAAGTGTGTTTGCTGGGCTGGGCTGTTGGGGAGGTTTAGTGTAA
- a CDS encoding ubiquitin-conjugating enzyme e2-18 kda, putative, with product MSNLAQARLHEERKQWRKDHPFGFYARPTKAADGTLNIMSWEVGIPGKAGTDWEGGMYVVKMNFPDEFPTKPPKCKFDPPLFHPNVYPSGTICLSILDEEKSWKPSITVKQICLGIQDLLEHANVNDPAQVEAYHMFKNDRTSYDKRIRQQAVERRPK from the exons ATG AGCAATTTGGCCCAAGCGCGACTTCacgaggagaggaagcaaTGGAGAAAAGACCATCCATTT GGCTTCTATGCCAGGCCAACAAAGGCGGCTGATGGAACCTTGAACATTATGAGTTGGGAAGTCGGAATACCAGGGAAGGCTGGT ACTGACTGGGAAGGCGGTATGTACGTTGTCAAGATGAACTTCCCGGACG AGTTCCCTACAAAGCCTCCAAAGT GCAAGTTCGACCctcccctcttccatcccaaTGTCTATCCCTCTGGAACAATTTGTCTCTCCATTTTGGACGAAGAAAAATCTTGGAAACCCTCAATCACCGTCAAGCAGATCTGTCTTGGTATCCAAGATTTGCTCGAACACGCTAATGTAAATGATCCTGCTCAGGTGGAGGCGTATCACATGTTCAA GAACGATCGCACATCCTATGACAAGCGTATCAGGCAGCAGGCTGTTGAGCGCCGACCCAAGTAG
- a CDS encoding expressed protein produces the protein MTHGRNSSLYSIKGHSSTPSTDHLMVPVRADTATERHRRESIDTISRERMQLQHAPMNAHQHLESPQERHNRRRKLSSTETVYPSSDAAKKALQSQRAANPNHRRVPTPHTSRRSRSHERMIQKMSSDRSIRSRVSFDSTRSRGTRSNLEYESDDGYSTGIDDSSLGIINGIGPTGEPVEVIGLGKKKPKHRVFQANMLKPALRSSTKLASRSTVNETNSGTSWGERSDKPLPSRPVSYVGPVMGSLSSLRDDTRNNTGSRSRHPSHEANPINYHSERRSDPPTKTHNPRALTHARSSSQPTGLGLRSLFSNISLTNQSPSTFTLLSSRHSFITPAENLLDYLRLAKIPSWDRWPGRGAKNGFWIIGTRKGWGEMSWEWHRRLEETERARNTRVLVSWEQKTEWQRDIIDFQAENVPAYPIDMTNRWGAQIFALSADGYDTLEFFDQSVHESEDNGLLSWLTGALLQTAVSTLHMLRYSSQNFTFHLIPSPRPPHLPPMSTSRSKHFLWDGFGSMVLVNKNDDRDRSMLIEVRPPSVLDLSAIKEFEKTRGGEGWCPYDKETWIGDAGQANLLQAQVYDSCVQNQVYFFAVTNLRYWVFGQFNAGYTSCTVGPAIDRKSREPSLMQCLTAWVIRSVDERPKAQHSERRPTTPTTSHPSRTPRFHQSLRPMDTHAPPYTEGSRRRKKRLQSLPINNCYDDFSPGNPPNYFVGSMQQGMNMMPGYYDQPLGLGQVANVPYPQPSSAPSMTYSTGWGQRPFSPNVGVQMPYNSGLSWYGGGISWPGMG, from the exons ATGACTCACGGCAGGAATTCAAGCTTGTATTCGATCAAGGGCCATTCAAGCACCCCTTCAACTGATCATCTTATGGTTCCTGTTCGTGCAGACACTGCCACCGAACGTCACAGGCGAGAGTCTATTGACACTATAAGCCGAGAGAGAATGCAGCTGCAGCACGCGCCGATGAACGCCCATCAACATCTTGAAAGCCCCCAGGAAAGGCATAATCGCAGGCGCAAGCTTTCCTCTACGGAAACTGTATATCCTTCGTCCGACGCCGCTAAGAAAGCTCTTCAATCGCAGAGGGCAGCTAATCCGAATCATCGTAGGGTGCCAACGCCGCATACGTCTCGGCGCAGTCGTTCACATGAACGGATGATCCAAAAAATGTCGTCCGACCGATCAATCCGCTCAAGAGTTTCCTTTGATTCCACCAGGTCGCGAGGAACCCGTTCAAACCTCGAATACGAGTCTGATGATGGCTACTCTACTGGCATCGATGACTCAAGTTTAGGGATCATTAACGGAATTGGCCCGACGGGAGAACCTGTTGAGGTGATAGGACTGGGTAAAAAAAAGCCTAAGCATCGAGTTTTTCAGGCCAATATGTTAAAGCCGGCGTTGCGGAGTTCCACTAAACTCGCTAGTCGGAGTACTGTGAACGAAACAAACTCGGGAACATCTTGGGGTGAAAGATCAGACAAACCATTACCTTCGCGACCGGTGTCTTATGTTGGACCAGTCATGGGCTCTCTCAGCAGCCTGAGAGATGATACGCGAAATAACACTGGATCACGTTCACGCCATCCCTCGCACGAGGCAAACCCCATAAATTACCATTCGGAGAGGAGATCTGACCCGCCCACGAAGACTCATAACCCTAGAGCTTTAACTCATGCAAGGAGCTCTTCTCAACCTACCGGTCTTGGGCTGCGCTCACTTTTTTCCAATATTTCCTTGACCAATCAGTCCCCCTCTACTTTCACATTACTTTCTTCTCGCCATTCATTCATCACACCTGCCGAGAATCTCCTTGACTATCTTCGACTAGCCAAGATACCTTCCTGGGATCGATGGCCGGGAAGAGGGGCGAAAAATGGTTTTTGGATAATAGGCACAAGAAAAGGTTGGGGGGAAATGAGCTGGGAGTGGCATAGACGCTTAGAAGAAACAGAACGGGCTCGAAATACTCGAGTCCTGGTTAGTTGGGAACAGAAGACAGAATGGCAGCGGGATATCATCGATT TTCAAGCAGAAAATGTGCCTGCCTATCCTATAGACATGACGAATAGATGGGGCGCGCA GATTTTCGCTCTCTCAGCAGATGGTTATGATACCCTAGAATTTTTTGACCAATCTGTGCATGAGTCCGAAGACAATGGGTTACTAAGTTGGTTGACGGGTGCT CTTCTCCAAACGGCGGTGTCGACCTTGCACATGCTTCGATACTCTTCACAGAACTTTACGTTTCATCTCATTCCTTCGCCGCGCCCTCCACATTTGCCACCCATGTCGACATCGCGTTCGAAGCACTTTCTCTGGGATGGCTTTGGCTCTATGGTGCTCGTCAACAAAAACGACGACAGGGACCGCTCGATGTTGATCGAAGTCAGGCCACCTAGCGTCCTAGATTTGAGTGCTATCAAGGAATTTGAAAAGACGCGAGGGGGGGAGGGATGGTGCCCTTATGATAAAGAGACCTGGATTGGGGATGCAGGACAAGCAAATCTTCTACAGGCGCAG GTGTACGATAGCTGTGTGCAGAACCAGGTGTATTTCTTTGCTGTTACCAACCTAAGATACTGGGTTTTTGGTCAATTC AATGCCGGTTATACCTCGTGCACTGTTGGGCCTGCAATTGACAGGAAAAGCAGAGAGCCTTCCTTGATGCAGTGCCTAACAGCATGGGTCATCCGTTCTGTAGACGAA CGTCCCAAAGCTCAGCATAGCGAACGTCGTCCCACCACTCCCACCACTTCACACCCTTCGCGCACTCCTCGTTTTCATCAGTCTCTTCGCCCAATGGACACACATGCACCGCCTTACACTGAAGGGTCACGCCGTCGTAAGAAACGTCTCCAGTCACTTCCCATCAACAACTGCTATGATGATTTCAGTCCTGGCAATCCGCCAAATTATTTTGTTGGGTCAATGCAGCAAGGAATGAACATGATGCCAGGCTATTACGATCAACCTCTTGGTCTTGGACAAGTGGCCAATGTGCCTTACCCCCAACCAAGCTCCGCGCCTTCAATGACTTACAGTACGGGATGGGGGCAGAGACCCTTTTCACCAAATGTTGGGGTGCAGATGCCCTACAACAGTGGGTTGAGTTGGTATGGGGGCGGCATCTCTTGGCCAGGCATGGGTTGA
- a CDS encoding 60s ribosomal protein l31, mitochondrial precursor (yml31), putative, translated as MFGAFRPTSFVSGGLLWKNPWRLSPTRKANQRKRLKRVDDVISMVAESGVTTRSLVKALALPTEAEMSPRGKLKCLRLRLARCMQVVYGQRREYKYTTFSKRDPGYRKSQHKVPKWTRLTLRENPKGF; from the exons ATGTTCGGAGCATTCAGGCCTACATCCTTCGTTTCCGGAGGTCTTCTCTG GAAAAATCCCTGGCGTCTTTCTCCGACCCGGAAAGCTAACCAGCGCAAGCGCCTGAAGAGAGTCGATGATGTTATCTCCATGGTGGCTGAAAGCGGAGTGACGACACGTAGCCTAGTGAAGGCTTTGGCCTTGCCAACTGAGGCGGAAATGAGCCCAAGGGGTAAGTTGAAGTGTCTTCGTCTGCGGTTGGCAAGGTGTATGCAGGTCGTGTACgggcaaagaagagagt ATAAGTATACAACGTTCTCAAAACGCGATCCCGGTTACAGAAAGAGTCAACATAAAGTGCCAAAGTGGACACGA TTGACGTTACGCGAAAACCCCAAGGGTTTCTAA
- a CDS encoding single-stranded nucleic acid binding protein, putative: MQSTQPVASSSSTPVGPNADRLYVGNLSPTVDEFTLIQIFSKYGKITKLDFMFHKTGILKGKPRGFAFIQFLDKADALKAMVKLHDRLLRGRKLVVTYASTAPPDNSMLPTKGRRAEPTKTTTLSLLKSQRKPQSTAAQIAAMEAKLASMQQRKPPDENWIPGSGVGSPAEASNSASPIPNLPAEELLGDIEGEKAAAELEREMQSELVGQRSDAAQKDEVTAEPSSKSPVLSDSSLPSVAQHKSLVQAQPVKKGFASLPKKPVF, from the exons ATGCAGTCCACGCAGCCGGtcgcctcatcctcctccactccGGTAGGACCAAACGCAGACCGTCTTTATGTTGGGAATCTTTCCCCCACCGTCGACGAGTTTACCCTCATCCAGATCTTTTCAAAGTATGGTAAGATCACAAAACTCGACTTCATGTTCCACAAAACAGGGATTCTCAAGGGAAAGCCAAGAGGATTTGCGTTCATTCAGTTCTTAGACAAAGCA GATGCCTTGAAAGCAATGGTCAAACTTCATGATCGACTCCTTCGAGGCCGTAAACTTGTAGTTACCTACGCCAGCACG GCGCCTCCTGACAATTCCATGTTGCCTACTAAAGGTCGTAGAGCGGAACCCACTAAGACTACCACTCTATCATTATTGAAGAGCCAACGCAAACCTCAATC TACTGCTGCCCAAATAGCAGCCATGGAAGCTAAGCTCGCTTCGATGCAACAACGTAAACCCCCCGACGAGAATTGGATTCCAGGCTCAGGTGTCGGGTCCCCCGCCGAGGCTTCCAATAGCGCATCACCTATCCCAAACCTACCTGCAGAGGAGCTACTAGGAGATAttgaaggggaaaaggCAGCAGCGGAGCTCGAAAGAGAAATGCAGTCCGAGCTGGTAGGACAAAGGAGTGATGCTGCTCAGAAAGACGAAGTAACAGCCGAACCATCAAGCAAATCGCCTGTTTTGTCGGATAgctctcttccatctgtGGCACAGCACAAATCGTTAGTGCAAGCGCAGCCAGTCAAAAAAGGTTTTGCGTCTTTACCCAAGAAACCCGTGTTCTGA